The nucleotide sequence TTCAAGCGTGCGGATGACCGGGCGTTCGGGCCGGGAATGGTCGTTGTGATAGATGGGCCGATCTGTGCCTTGCAACGTGCTGACCGCCGCCGCAGCGCCGCCCTCGAACTGGTAGTAGTCGTCCGAATCCAGCAGGTCATGTTCCCGGTTGTCCTGATTTTGCACCACGGCGTCGACCTGGGAAAGCCGCGCCGTCAGGGCGGGCTTGTCCTGTATGCCCTCGCCGTCTTTTCCATAGGCGTAGCTGCCCCATTCTAAGTAGGCCTCCGCCAGATCGGATTTATCTGCCCACAGCCGTTCATCAATCATCGCTTGCAGGCCCGCGCCGTAGGCGCCGGGCTTGGAGCCGAAGACGCGTGACGGGTTTTCGCCCTGCCTCGCGCGGGCGGCGGCGGGGTTCAGATCGTCCGGTTCATCTAAGGCTTGGACGGCGCGGGCGGCACTGTCCACCAGCGCTATTTGCTGCGGGAAGGCGTCGCGGAAGAAGCCGGAGACCCGCAAAGTGACGTCAACGCGGGGGCGGCCCAACACGCCCTGAGGCAGGATCTCGAAGCCGGTGACGCGCCGGTTGGCGCTGTCCCATTTCGGCTTGCACCCCATCAGCGCCAGACATTGCGCGATGTCGTCGCCGCCGGTGCGCATGTTGGCGGTGCCCCATGCGGTCAACAGCATCGCGCGGGGCCAGTCGCCATGGTCTTGCAGGTGTTTCTCGATCAGCAGGTTGGCCGATTTCCAACCCAAGGCCCACGCGGTGGGGGTAGGGACCGCCCGGCTGTCGACGGAGAAAAAATTGCGCCCGGTGGGCAGCACATCAAGGCGGCCCCGTGTCGGGGCGCCGGAAGGTGCCGGGGCGACGAAGTGCCCCTTGAGGGCGCTGAGGAGGCCCGCCCCCTCTTTGGGCCCGCACGCGTTGACCGTTGGACGGATATGGTTGGCGATCTCCGTCAGGATGGTGGTTGACGCTCGGCTAACGCCGTCGCCCCACCCGCCATCCCGCACCAGTTGGATGGCCAGCAACTCAATGCGCTCCAGCGTGTCACCGTGGCTGCGCCACCTATCTTGGGAGACATGTGCAAGCACGTCAGGTCGGGGACCCGCCCAAGGCGCGGCCATGTCACAATCGAGCGGATCAAAGTTCAGCGCCAGGTCATCGGCAATCGCGCGGATCAGCGAGGCATTGCGTCCTGCCCCGTCACCGCGTGGCACCCGGGTCAGAGCAATGGTCAGGTCGCGGGCCAGATCGCCCTCGGGCGCTGTGCCGAAAATGTGCAACCCGTCACGGATCTGCGCCTCTTTCAGCTCGCAAAGATATGCGTCTAATTTGGCCAGGTCGCCGTCCTCATCTTCACCCTTCATGCCGACATCGGCATCCAGACCGGTGGCTTGGGTCAGGGTTAAGATTTCTTTGCGCAGGTGCGTGATGCGACGCGGGTCGACGCCTGCGGCCTCGTAGTATTCGTCAACCAACGCTTCGAGGTCCCGCAGCGGTCCGTAGGTCTCGGCCCGCGTCAGCGGCGGGGTCAGGTGGTCGATGATCACCGCCTGTGCGCGGCGTTTGGCCTGCGTGCCCTCGCCGGGATCGTTTACGATGAACGGGTAGACATGCGGCATCGGGCCGAGCACCGCCTCAGGCAGGCATTCGTCTGACAAAGCCGTCGCCTTGCCGGGCAACCATTCCAGATTGCCGTGCTTGCCCATATGCACGATGGCATCCGCGCCCCAATCCGAGCGCAGCCAGAAGTAGAAGGCCAGATAATTGTGCGGGGGGACGAGGTCAGGGGAGTGGTAGGTCTCCGTCGGGTCGATATTGTAGCCGCGGGCGGGTTGCAGGCCGACGACGGCGTTGCCGAAGCGGTGGATGGACAGTTTGAAACCGCCATTTGCAAAGAACGGGTCGGCATCCGGTAAGCCCCAGCGGTCTTCGATGCGTTGGCGGGTGGCATAGGGCAGCTTGGCGTACTCGGTTTTGTAGGTGTCCAGCGGTAGAGTTTCGCCGCCTTCGGTCTCGGCACGGTCGGTCAGCCAGTTCGTGGGGCCGGCCATGATCTGGTCCATCAGGGCTTTGCTATCGGCGGGAGGCGCGGTGTCGTAGCCCGCTTCTTTCAGCAGGGCCAACACACCGACTGTGGAGGCGGGCGTGTCGAGACCGACGCCATTGGCGAGCCTGCCATCCTTGTTGGGGTAGTTGGCGAGGATCAGCGCGACCTTGCGGTTTTCGGTCGAGCTGCGGCGCAGCTTGGCCCAGTTGGCGGCAAGCTTGGCCACGAAACTGATCCGGTCGCCGCGCGCGCGGTAGGTGGCGATGGGGCACTCGGTGGCTTCGTCGAAGAAGGCCTCCCCCTTGAAGCTGACGGCACGGGTCAGGATGCGGCCGTCGACCTCGGGCAGGGCGACATTCATCGCGATGTCGCGGGCGGAAAGGCCGGACTGCCCCTCTTCCCACGCGGCCTCGGATGACGCGGCGAAGACCACCTGGAAGACGGGGGAGGCGTTGGCCGACGCATGGACCAGCGGGTTCATCGTTGCGGGGTCGCCGTCATGGGGGGAGCCTACGGCGAAAGAGGTGGCGTTTAGGATGATTTCTGGTGCGGTTTGCTCAAAGAGCGTCTGCAACGTCGCTTGGCTGACCGGGTCCTTAAGGGAGGCCACGAAAATGGGCA is from uncultured Litoreibacter sp. and encodes:
- the cobN gene encoding cobaltochelatase subunit CobN; translated protein: MHLLAATPGSIDDGTEPVDLGQTPADVVFISAADTELAALSEARGEMVNPPTLRLANLTHLQHPMSVDLHIEACATKSKLVIARCLGGSGYWKYGLEQYAAHLHDAGVPFAALPGDDKPDAELRGLSTVSAEDYDALWAHMVEGGPANAANFLSYAGAMLDGSDRPQAATPLLRAGVYWPGAGVSDLATAQAAWTKGAPTVPLIFYRALVQGAGLAPINRMVKSLLREGLNPLPIFVASLKDPVSQATLQTLFEQTAPEIILNATSFAVGSPHDGDPATMNPLVHASANASPVFQVVFAASSEAAWEEGQSGLSARDIAMNVALPEVDGRILTRAVSFKGEAFFDEATECPIATYRARGDRISFVAKLAANWAKLRRSSTENRKVALILANYPNKDGRLANGVGLDTPASTVGVLALLKEAGYDTAPPADSKALMDQIMAGPTNWLTDRAETEGGETLPLDTYKTEYAKLPYATRQRIEDRWGLPDADPFFANGGFKLSIHRFGNAVVGLQPARGYNIDPTETYHSPDLVPPHNYLAFYFWLRSDWGADAIVHMGKHGNLEWLPGKATALSDECLPEAVLGPMPHVYPFIVNDPGEGTQAKRRAQAVIIDHLTPPLTRAETYGPLRDLEALVDEYYEAAGVDPRRITHLRKEILTLTQATGLDADVGMKGEDEDGDLAKLDAYLCELKEAQIRDGLHIFGTAPEGDLARDLTIALTRVPRGDGAGRNASLIRAIADDLALNFDPLDCDMAAPWAGPRPDVLAHVSQDRWRSHGDTLERIELLAIQLVRDGGWGDGVSRASTTILTEIANHIRPTVNACGPKEGAGLLSALKGHFVAPAPSGAPTRGRLDVLPTGRNFFSVDSRAVPTPTAWALGWKSANLLIEKHLQDHGDWPRAMLLTAWGTANMRTGGDDIAQCLALMGCKPKWDSANRRVTGFEILPQGVLGRPRVDVTLRVSGFFRDAFPQQIALVDSAARAVQALDEPDDLNPAAARARQGENPSRVFGSKPGAYGAGLQAMIDERLWADKSDLAEAYLEWGSYAYGKDGEGIQDKPALTARLSQVDAVVQNQDNREHDLLDSDDYYQFEGGAAAAVSTLQGTDRPIYHNDHSRPERPVIRTLEDEIGRVVRSRVVNPKWIEGVKRHGYKGAFEMAATLDYLFAFAATTGAVRGHHFDLVHQAFLEDDDTRDFIAEHNAPALREMAERLNEAIERGLWVPKSNSARALLSELANG